ATAAAGAGGCAATTTAATTATAAAAAATAGAATAAATAGAATAAAACTTAAAAATATTTAAGTTTTGTTTGCTATACCTAAAATTAGGCTAAGAAAAATATATTTGAATTTATTGAAACTTAGGTACCTCAGTTGTTAACTTGAACATAATAAAAGAGGCGTTTCATAACTGATTAATCAGTTATGAAGCAGCCCCTTTATATCTTTTTGCTAAGGAGAAGGAATAATAAAATATAAGGGATAAAATTACTAGATTGAATTTCATATTGTTCACTTGGATTAGGACTTTGAGGTGGAATATGGCTTATATCCTTATCAAATAAATTTTTTAAGTTTAAAATCCCTGCTCCTTGATTTTCTTGTCTGTCATTTAATGATATGCAAGAGCTTTTCAGTAAATATTTTACTTCCCTTGGTGTAAGGGAATCATCTCTTTCATATAATAATGCACATGTGCCTGATACTATAGGTGTAGCCATGGATGTACCGCTTAGCGCGATATAACTTTTAGTATTTTTATTGGATGTGGATACTATATCTACTCCAGGTGCAACTAAATCTGGTTTTCTAATACCTTCTTTGGTAGGGCCTCTACTGGAAAAAGAAGCTATTGAATCATCAGATACTTCTGGAGTACGCTTATCATCTACAGCACCTATAGTTATAGCATGGGGACTATTCCCTGGACATAATATAGTTTTTTTTGCAGGTCCACTATTTCCAGCAGCCACTACTACGGTGATACCGGATTTTATTGCTTCATCTACGGCTTTAGCCAAAGGATCGGACCTATAGGAACTATTAGCTGGACTTCCTAAAGATAAATTTAAAATTTTAGTATTATAGACGTCTTTTGTATCTATTACCCATTGTATAGCAGAAGCTATATGTCATTAACTACTATTTTTTAAATAAAAAATCAATGTTTCTCCATCCCATATAATTTTATTAACTATTTTTTCTATTAGGC
This genomic interval from Clostridiisalibacter paucivorans DSM 22131 contains the following:
- a CDS encoding S8 family serine peptidase, which translates into the protein MASAIQWVIDTKDVYNTKILNLSLGSPANSSYRSDPLAKAVDEAIKSGITVVVAAGNSGPAKKTILCPGNSPHAITIGAVDDKRTPEVSDDSIASFSSRGPTKEGIRKPDLVAPGVDIVSTSNKNTKSYIALSGTSMATPIVSGTCALLYERDDSLTPREVKYLLKSSCISLNDRQENQGAGILNLKNLFDKDISHIPPQSPNPSEQYEIQSSNFIPYILLFLLLSKKI